In Brevibacterium pigmentatum, the sequence AACCCCGAGTTCGGTCTCTTCGGCGTCGCCCCGGGCACCGGTTACACGACGAACCCGACCGCGATGCGCGCCATCGAGGCCGGCGGCAACATCTTCACCAACGTCGCTCTGACCGACGACGGTGACGTGTGGTGGGAAGGCAAGACCGACGAGGCGCCTGCTCACCTCACCGACTGGAGGGGCAACGACTGGACTCCAGAGTCCGACACCCCCGCCGCTCACCCGAACTCGCGTTTCTGCACCCCGATCGCGAACGTGCCGACCCTGGCTCCCGAGTGGACCAACCCGAACGGTGTGCCGATCTCGGCCATTCTCTTCGGCGGTCGCCGCAAGACCACGATGCCTCTGGTCACCGAGACCAAGGACTGGACCCACGGCGTGTTCATGGGCTCGGTGCTCTCCTCGGAGACCACCGCTGCTGCCACCGGTGCCGTCGGCGTCGTCCGCCGCGATCCCATGGCGATGCGCCCGTTCATCGGCTACAACGTCGGTGACTACCTGCAGCACTGGATCAACATCGGCAACACCGAGGGTGCCCAGCTGCCGAAGATCTTCTACGTCAACTGGTTCCGCCGCGACGACGACAACTCGTTCCTGTGGCCCGGATTCTCCGAGAACTCCCGCGTTCTCAAGTGGGTCTTCGAGCGCGTCACCGGCACCGCCGATGCTCAGGAATCCCCGCTCGGCCTCACCCCGGTCGAAGGCGGCCTGGACACCGAGGGGCTCGACTTCACCGACGAGCAGCTGCGCAAGGCTCTCGCCATCAAGCCCGAAGAGTGGGAGACCGAACTCGGCCTCATCGAGGAATGGTACGCCGAGCTCGGCGATTCGGTTCCGGCCGAACTCCGCGCCGAGGTCGAGAACCTTCGCGAGCGCCTCGGCCTCGCCTGAGTAGTTCGGCTGAGTCTCGCTTGATTGAGCAGTTCCGCTGAGTTGCCGACGGCCTGAGTCGTCCGCTCATCGACAATCCCCCAACCGCCGCCGAGGTGGTTGGGGGATTGTCGTATTCCGTGACAGCTGGGAGGCCTGCACCCCTCACCTTTGGTGCCGACTGTCGCCGCTACTCCCAAGGCACGAACATAGGTACCTGTTCACCACGGAGCATCCCTCACCGCTGCTGTCGCTGAGCACCGGTGGAAGCAAAACGTCGTCGCAGCGTCACGTTGTGCCGTTGCAGTTGTATGCGCTGCAGCTAAGGGTGAGTGATGGCGCGCTAAAGGGTGGACGTGACGCTGCCGGTGAGTGATGGTCGCTCAAAGCGGCTGTCGACGGCAGGCAGTGGCCGACGGCAAGCGATCGCCGCCCGAGTCGTCAGGCGCCGTGGAGCGCCGGGACGATGAGGTAGACGCCGAGCAGCACGACTGCTCCGCAGATTCCGAAGACCGTCCAGTAGGCGACCGGCAGCCCTGCGTTGCTGCGGCCCTCGTCGACCCGGTCGAGATGTGTCGCGCGCATGCGCACGGCAACGGAGAACAGCGTGATGACGACGATGGCCGAGATCCATGTGGCGGCCGCAACGATGGCAAACGAACTCCACTCGATCATTTCGCGTCTCCCCTATCGCTCGCATCTGAACGGCCCGCATCGGCTCCGGTGTTCGAGGCACTCCCCGCATCGGCAGGCACGGCCTCGTTCTTCTTGGTGTCGCGGTGAGCACGGCGCTTCTCTTTCGCCGCCTGTTTCTCGGCCCAGGCTTCGTAGCGGGCTTCCCGCTTCTCCTGAGCGCGTTTGCGGTTGCGGTCCTTGCGCAGCTTGCGCTTGCGGCCGCGGATGTTGACGGCTTCGCCGACGGTGTCGAAGTTCGAGATGTCCGTCTCCTCGACCCGGCGGGAGCTGAGATAGATCCACAGCACCACGGTGACGGCGACGATCGTGTCGACGACGACGCCGACCGTTCCCAGGTGAGCGATTCCGGCGGCGACACCGCCGACGATCGCGGCGGCCGGAATCGTCAGCAGCCAGCCGGAGGCGATCCGTCCGGCCGTCGACCACTGGACGTCGGCGCCCTTGCGGCCAAGTCCCGAACCGAGCACGGAACCGGAGGCGACTTGCGTCGTCGACAGAGCGAAGCCGAGGTGCGAGGAGGCGAGGATGGCCGCCGCCGTCGAGGTCTCAGCCGACAGGCCCTGTGCGGGCTTGACCGTCGTCAGCTTCGTGCCGAGGGTGTCGATGATGCGCCAACCGCCGACGTAGGTGCCCAGCGCGATGGCCAGAGCACATGCGGTGATCACCCAGAGGTGCGGGCCGGTGCCGTGCTCCTGCAGGTTCGCGGAGACGAGGACGAGGGTGATGACGCCCATCGTCTTCTGTGCGTCGTTCGTACCGTGGGCGAGCGCCACCAGCGAGGACGAGAAGATCTGTCCGTACTTGAACGGCGCACGGCGAGCGGTCTTGCCCTCTTCGTTGCGGCGGGTGATCGCGTAGGCGATGCGAGTGCACAGATAGGCGCTGAAGCCGGCGATGAGCGGAGCCGCCAGGGCCGGGATGACGACCTTGGACAGGAACACTCCGTAGTCGACGGAGCTGAACCCGGCACCGACGATGGCCGCGCCGATGAGGCCGCCGAAGAGTGCGTGGGACGAGGACGACGGAAGGCCGAAGCGCCACGTCGCCATGTTCCAGATGATGGCGCCGATGAGGCCGGCGAGGATGAACGAGGGGCTGATCTGGACTCCCCCGCCGCCTTCTTTGATGATGCCGCCCGAAATGGTCTTGGCCACCTCGGTGGAGAGGAAGGCGCCGACGAGGTTGAGGATCGCAGCGAGCGTGACCGCGGCCTTCGGTTTGATGGCTCCGGTCGCGATCGGGGTGGCCATGGCATTGGCCGTATCGTGAAAGCCATTGGTGAAGTCGAAGAACAGTGCCAGTGCGATGACGAGCACGACGACGAAGATGATTTCCACTAATCGACCTTGGGTGTAGACACTATTCGGACCGTGGATGATGCAGCTGACGGCCAGCCATCACTATCCCGCAGAAGTCTACCCACAGATTCAACTGCTCTTCACCCGCAATTCGACCCTACTCCACCTCGTTCACCTTTTGTTCACTTTTGACGTGCGCAAACGGTCCCCGTCCGGGTGAGAGTGCAATTCCTCTCACTTTCCGAACGGCGCCCGTGTACAGCGATCCCTCGCCGAGGCGGCTCCCACGTCCCGTGCTCATCCGCGGAATCCGCGGCGCAGCCTCGCCGAGGCGGCGCCTCCTGCAAACGTGCCGAATCTACTCCGCGACGTACCGATCCGCGACTTCGAGTGCCCGGCCCAGGGCGGCGAGCCCGAACCTGACGTCCTCATCCGGGGTGTTGAGCGGCGGCACGACGTGGATTCGGTTGAAGTTCGCGAACGGCAGCACGCCTTCGGCCTTGAGCGCGGCGATGATCTCGTTCATCTCCGGGGAGCTGCCGCCGTAGGCCGCCAGCGGCTTTTTCGTCGTCCGATCCTTCACGAGTTCGACCGCCCAGAAGCAGCCCAGTCCGCGCACGTCCCCGACCGAGGGGTGACACTCAGCGATCTCCCGCAGGGCCGGACCGATGATGTCCTCGCCGAGGCGGTCCGCATTGGCGATCATCCCCTCGTCCTCCATCGCGGTGATCGTCGCGACCGCTGCCGCGCAGGCGAGCGGGTGTCCCGAGTAGGTCAGTCCGCCCGGGTAGGCCCGGTCGCGGAAGGTCTCGAAGATCGCCTCGGAGATGGCGACCCCGCCGAGCGGGACGTACCCGGAGTTCACACCCTTGGCGAAGGTGATGAGGTCCGGGGTGACGTCCCAGTGGTCGAGGGCGAACCAGCGACCGGTGCGACCGAATCCGGCCATCACCTCGTCGGCGATGAAGACGATCCCGTACTTCGCCGTCAGCTCGCGCACGCCGGCGAGGTAGCCGGCCGGCGGCGCGTAGATCCCTGCGGTGCCCGGCACGGTTTCCAGGATGAGGGCTGCGATGTTTCCGGGTCCTTCGAGGATGATCATGTCCTCGAGGTGGGCCAGTGCCCGCTGGGTCTCATCGGCCTCGGACGTCGAGTTGAAGTACGACCGATACGGGTAGGCGGGCATGAAGTGGACGATGCCTTCGGCGGAGTAGTCATTGGCGAATCTGCGTGGGTCGCCGGTGACATTGACGGCCAACTGCGTGCCGCCGTGGTAGCTGCGATAGGCCGAGAGCACCTTCGTTCGGCCGGTGTGCAGCCGGGCCATCCGGATCGCGTGCTCATTCGCGTCGGCGCCCCCGTTCGTGAAGAACACGTGGTCGAGGTCGCCCGGGGTGCGTTCGGCGATGAGTCGTGCCGCCTCGGAGCGGGCATCGTTGACGTGCTGCGGCGCGATCGTGCACAGCTTGCCGGCCTGCTCTTGGATGGCGGCAACGACGGCAGGGTGCTGGTGGCCGATATTCGTGTTGACCAGCTGCGATGACATGTCGAGCAGCTTTCGGCCCTCACCGTCCCAGACGTAGGGTCCGGCGGCGTCGACGATCGTCATCGGGTCGAACGGTCCCTGTGCCTGCCAGGAGTGGAAGACGTGGGCGCGATCGAGTTCGTGGGCGCGGCGCCCGGCCTCGATGAGGTCGGGGCCGATCCGATCGGCACCCGTGCGATCAGCGCCGAGGGGCGATTCGGTGAGCGGGGAATCCGCGGTGGTGGTCATGGCTGCTCCTTCGCCGAAGTGGTTCGTCGTAACGCCCGCCCCTGGTCGGGGCGGACGTCCGTGGTGGTCTGATCAGTCGTGGGTCGGGAAGCCGAGGTTGAGTCCGCCGTGGCTGGGATCGAGCCAGCGTGAGGTCACGACCTTGCCGCGGGTGAAGAAGTGGACTCCTTCGTCGCCGTAGGCGTGGGTGTCGCCGAACAGCGAGTTCTTCCACCCGCCGAAGGAGTATTAGCCCACGGGCACGGGGATCGGCACATTGATGCCGACCATGCCGACCTCGACTTCGTTCTCGTAGCGGCGGGCCGCTCCCCCGTCGTTGGTGAAGATCGCGGTGCCGTTGCCGTACGGGTTGGCGTTGATGAGGTCGAGGCCCTCGTCGTAGCCGGGGACGCGGACGACGCAGAGCACTGGTCCGAAGATCTCGTCCGTGTAGATCGACATGTCGGTGGTCACGTCGTCGAACAGCGTCGGGTTGAGGAAGAACCCGTCGGTCGGGGTGTTCTCTCGACCGTCGAGAACGACCGTCGCCCCCGCCTCGGCGCCGGCATCGATGTAGCCGGCGACCTTATCGCGGTGGGCCGCGGTGACGAGCGGTCCCATGTCCGGCTCGGTCGCCCCGTCGCCCACGCGCAGGGTCGTGGTGCGCTCGGCGATCTTCGCCACGAGCTCATCGGCGATGGAGTCGACGGCGACGACCACGGAGATCGCCATGCAGCGCTCACCGGCTGCCCCGTAGCCGGCGTTGACGGCGGCGTCGGCGGCGAGGTCGAGGTCCGCATCGGGCAGGACGAGCATGTGGTTCTTCGCTCCGCCGAGCGCCTGGACGCGTTTGCCGGCGGCCGTGCCGTTCTCGTAGACGTATTTTGCGATCGGGGTCGACCCGACGAAGGACACCGAGGCGACGTCGGGGCTCTCAAGGATCGTGTCGACGGCTTCCTTGTCGCCGTGGACGACGTTGAACACGCCGTCGGGCAGGCCCGCTTCCCTCCACAGCTCGGCGAGCCAGTTCGCGGCCGTCGGGTCCTTCTCGGAGGGCTTGAGCACGACGGTGTTTCCTGAGGCGATGGCCACGGGGAAGAACCACATCGGAACCATGGCCGGGAAGTTGAAGGGGGAGATGATCGCGGCGACGCCGAGCGGCTGGCGAAGAGAGTGGACGTCGAGGCTCGTCGAGGCGTTCGCAGTATGGCCACCCTTGAGGTGGCCGGCGATGCCGCACGCGAATTCGACGACTTCCTGCCCGCGGGCGACTTCGCCGAGGGCGTCCGAGAGGACCTTGCCGTGTTCGGCGGTGATGATCTTGGCGAGCTCCTGCTTGCGGGCATTGAGCAGCTCTCGGAAGGAGAAGAGGATGGACGTCCGCCGAGACAGCGAGGTGTCGCGCCAGGCGGGGAAGGCGACCGAGGCCGCGGCGATCGCCGATTCCACGGTCGTCTTCGAGCCCAGTGCCACCTGGCCGCTGACGACCCCGGTGGCGGGGTTCGTGATGTCGCCGAGGCGGGTGTCGGTGTCTGCGGTGACGGTCTGTCCGTTGATCCAATGGGTCAGCGTTGCCATGTGGTGTCCTTCTGCGTCGTCGGTACGTCGGTTGAGTCCATCCTCGGTCGGCACCGCCGATCCCAACAGTGTCAAAGTGTCAGAATGTTCCACTCCGGCTTTACACTGTGTCAATGGATACTGCGATGGATTCGGATGGGCCGTCTCTGAGCATCGCCGGTCTGCTCGAGTTCGAGGAGATCAGCGTCGCCGGCCCGCAGGTGATCGCCGGCGACGCACGTCTCGATCGGGCGATCCGCTGGGTCCACATCGCCGATTCCGAACACGTCGAACTGTTCCTCGAAGGCGGGGAGCTCGTGCTCACCACGGCCACGGCCTTTCGCCACCGCCCCGAGGCGATGTCCGAGTTCCTCGACCAGCTCGAGCGGGCGGCAGCGGCGGGCACGATCATCGAACTCGTCGACGAGGACTCGGCCTTCGACGAGGCGGCGAGCGCGATCGTGCGGGAGGCCGCCTCGGCGAGGGATCTGCCCGTCGTGGTGCTCCCGCACCGGGTCAAGTTCGTGAAGATCACGGAGTTCGCCCATCGACGTCTCCTCGCGCAGCAGATCTCGCAGCTCGAGCATGCTCGGGAGATCCACGAGACCTACACGCAGCTGAGCCTGTATCGGGCCGGAGCGCAGACGATCGTCGACCGCACGGCCGAGCTGCTGGGGACTCCGGTGATACTCGAGGACGTCGCCCACCGGGTGCTCGCTCATGCGGGGCGAGGGTCGGCGACGCTGGCACAGAAGTGGGCGGGCCTCGTCACCGGGGCGAGCACCGAGCCCGGGGTGGAGGCCGCGGCGGATTGGCGGCAGACGCCGGTCGGGATGCGGGCACGCCGGTGGGGGCGGCTCGTCGTGCCCCGGCCGGCCGAGTCGACGGCGGCCCTCGATCAGATCATCGAACGGGCCGGAGAGGCACTGACGCTGACCCGCATGGCCGATCGGGACGAACAGGATCTGCTGCTGCAGGCCCAAAGCGGGCTGATCCGCGAGATCACGGGCTCGGAGGGTCTCGACGAACGGTCGGCGCTGGAGCGCGCTCGTTCCCTGGGTTTCACTCCCGCCGACGGCGTCGAACTCACCCCGGTCGTCGTCCGCATCGACCGGGAGTCCGACACCGATCCGACTCGGGTGCAGCTGCAGGAGCGCGGCCTGACGCAGGAGATCGCCTCTGCCGCCTCGCGCCTCAATCTGTGTCTGCTCATGACGAGCCTGCAGTCGGGTGTTTTCGGGTTCGTTCTGGGGCCCGGTCGCGGCAGAAACCGACGATCGCAGCCGAGTCCGCGCGGTACTGCGGAGGCCGACGACCGCCTCAACCGCCTTCTCGCCGAGCTCGAGGGGCTTGCTGCGAGCTGGGTGGTCGGGGTCGGCCGAGGCAGCACTTCTCTGCTTCGCGCTGTCGCCGGTCTCGAAGCGGCTTCTCACGTCGCCGAGGTCGCGTCGACGCTCGATGTGCGTGAGCGTGCGTTCTACCGCTCCTCGGACGTGCGCATCCGCGGGCTGCTGTCTCTGCTGGCCGAGGACTCGCGGCTGCGCGCCTTCGCCGAGGGAGAGCTGGGGCCGCTGCTCGGCGAACCGACGCGCGATGACCGGCGGGGAGACGACGTTCTGCCGTCGACCGCGTACGCCGCAGACGACGGACTGCTCGACTTCCTCGAGCTCTATCTCTCCCATGGCGGCAACAAGTCCGCGATGGCGCGGGCCGGGCACCTGTCCCGACCCGCGCTCTACTCACGGATCAGTCGTTTGCAAGACCGCCTCGGCGTCTCACTCGACGATGCGGAGTCACGCACGGCACTGCACGTGGCGCTGCTGTGGTGGCGGATGTACGGCTGAGGACCGTACTCGACGGAGTCGACGACTCCCTCCATCGGGGTCGTATGCCGTCCGGGACAGAGCAGGCTTCGGTCGGTCGACAGCAATTCAGTCGAACAGGGAGCGAATCGTCTCGGTGATGGGGATTCCGCGTTCGGCCGCCTCGGCGCGATTGGCATAGCGACGATCACCGGGCTGACGATCCATGCCTGCGTCGCGGAGCATGTCGACGAATTCGCGGACGCGGCTCAGAAAGGCATCGTTGCCGCCGCGTTCGGGGTCGATGACGATGAAGAGCTGACCGGTCCGGAAGGTGTGGGCGCCCTCGGGAGCTTCGGCGTCGATCTCGTAGGTGAAGGCGCCGCCGGTCAGCCCTGCCGCGAGCGTTTCGATCATGAACGACAGCAGCGCACCCTTGTGCCCGCCGATGGGGCGGATGCCGCCGCCGTCGAGTATGGCGTTCGGATCCGTGGTGTCCGCGCCGGTCGAGTCGACCCCGGCCCCGACCGGAACGTCCTGACCTTCTGCCCGCAGCAGCTGCAGGTCCCCATGGGACATCGACGACGTGGAGAAGTCGAAGACGATCGGGTCCGCGCCAGCCACGGGCGTGGCGAAGCCGAACGGATTGGTACTGAAGACCGGACGGGTGGCTCCCTCGGGGACGACGGCGAGCTTACCGCTGGCAATCATCCCCATCGCCACCCGACCGTCGCGCGCAAAGGCCTCGAGGTCGGGCCACAGGGCGCTGAAGTGGTGGGTGTTGCGCAGGGCGATGACGGCTACACCGGTGTCGTCGAGCGCTTGGTCGATCGTCGGCCCCGCCTCGGCGAGTGCGGGTTGGGCGAAACCGTTGTGACCGTCGATGCGGATATAGGAAGAGCCGACGACGTCGATGCTCGTTTCTGCTGTCCCATCTGCCCAACCCCGGGTCAGCGAATCGAGGTATCCGGCCACGCGAAAGACTCCGTGGCTGAGAGTGCCGTCGCGCTCACAAGTGGCACAGTTGGTCGCCAGCACTTGCGCAACCGCCGAGGACGCTCCTGCGGCGGTGAGCTTGGCTTCGATCGCCGAGACAAGATCATCGAAAGAGATGCGGTCGGGTTCGTTCGTCATTGTGCGCTCCTCGTGTGCAGCGAATCGTGTCGGCTTCGACCATTGCCCTTGATCAGCAGACTATCGCTCGAACAG encodes:
- a CDS encoding PucR family transcriptional regulator, whose amino-acid sequence is MDTAMDSDGPSLSIAGLLEFEEISVAGPQVIAGDARLDRAIRWVHIADSEHVELFLEGGELVLTTATAFRHRPEAMSEFLDQLERAAAAGTIIELVDEDSAFDEAASAIVREAASARDLPVVVLPHRVKFVKITEFAHRRLLAQQISQLEHAREIHETYTQLSLYRAGAQTIVDRTAELLGTPVILEDVAHRVLAHAGRGSATLAQKWAGLVTGASTEPGVEAAADWRQTPVGMRARRWGRLVVPRPAESTAALDQIIERAGEALTLTRMADRDEQDLLLQAQSGLIREITGSEGLDERSALERARSLGFTPADGVELTPVVVRIDRESDTDPTRVQLQERGLTQEIASAASRLNLCLLMTSLQSGVFGFVLGPGRGRNRRSQPSPRGTAEADDRLNRLLAELEGLAASWVVGVGRGSTSLLRAVAGLEAASHVAEVASTLDVRERAFYRSSDVRIRGLLSLLAEDSRLRAFAEGELGPLLGEPTRDDRRGDDVLPSTAYAADDGLLDFLELYLSHGGNKSAMARAGHLSRPALYSRISRLQDRLGVSLDDAESRTALHVALLWWRMYG
- a CDS encoding aspartate aminotransferase family protein, with amino-acid sequence MTTTADSPLTESPLGADRTGADRIGPDLIEAGRRAHELDRAHVFHSWQAQGPFDPMTIVDAAGPYVWDGEGRKLLDMSSQLVNTNIGHQHPAVVAAIQEQAGKLCTIAPQHVNDARSEAARLIAERTPGDLDHVFFTNGGADANEHAIRMARLHTGRTKVLSAYRSYHGGTQLAVNVTGDPRRFANDYSAEGIVHFMPAYPYRSYFNSTSEADETQRALAHLEDMIILEGPGNIAALILETVPGTAGIYAPPAGYLAGVRELTAKYGIVFIADEVMAGFGRTGRWFALDHWDVTPDLITFAKGVNSGYVPLGGVAISEAIFETFRDRAYPGGLTYSGHPLACAAAVATITAMEDEGMIANADRLGEDIIGPALREIAECHPSVGDVRGLGCFWAVELVKDRTTKKPLAAYGGSSPEMNEIIAALKAEGVLPFANFNRIHVVPPLNTPDEDVRFGLAALGRALEVADRYVAE
- a CDS encoding inorganic phosphate transporter; the protein is MEIIFVVVLVIALALFFDFTNGFHDTANAMATPIATGAIKPKAAVTLAAILNLVGAFLSTEVAKTISGGIIKEGGGGVQISPSFILAGLIGAIIWNMATWRFGLPSSSSHALFGGLIGAAIVGAGFSSVDYGVFLSKVVIPALAAPLIAGFSAYLCTRIAYAITRRNEEGKTARRAPFKYGQIFSSSLVALAHGTNDAQKTMGVITLVLVSANLQEHGTGPHLWVITACALAIALGTYVGGWRIIDTLGTKLTTVKPAQGLSAETSTAAAILASSHLGFALSTTQVASGSVLGSGLGRKGADVQWSTAGRIASGWLLTIPAAAIVGGVAAGIAHLGTVGVVVDTIVAVTVVLWIYLSSRRVEETDISNFDTVGEAVNIRGRKRKLRKDRNRKRAQEKREARYEAWAEKQAAKEKRRAHRDTKKNEAVPADAGSASNTGADAGRSDASDRGDAK
- a CDS encoding Ldh family oxidoreductase produces the protein MTNEPDRISFDDLVSAIEAKLTAAGASSAVAQVLATNCATCERDGTLSHGVFRVAGYLDSLTRGWADGTAETSIDVVGSSYIRIDGHNGFAQPALAEAGPTIDQALDDTGVAVIALRNTHHFSALWPDLEAFARDGRVAMGMIASGKLAVVPEGATRPVFSTNPFGFATPVAGADPIVFDFSTSSMSHGDLQLLRAEGQDVPVGAGVDSTGADTTDPNAILDGGGIRPIGGHKGALLSFMIETLAAGLTGGAFTYEIDAEAPEGAHTFRTGQLFIVIDPERGGNDAFLSRVREFVDMLRDAGMDRQPGDRRYANRAEAAERGIPITETIRSLFD